GTATTATTTACAGTTGCCTAACAATCTTATTAGCCATAGCTAAATTGTGATCATAGTACACACTGTGGgaaagtttatatatacattgcCATACGTTGCCTAAATTGCAATCTCTGACCTAtggatatttattttaaaatattttgtgtgtccCAGCTTTGGTTTATTCTCTCCAAGCAATGTAGGTAAGCAATGAAAGTTCTTTAagcgtttaaaaatattcttattaTACAAATAGTTCCTGACAGTTTCAGTTTAGCTAATACTTTAAATaacagtttaaaaatataaaatcaacaagAAATGCTTAAAATCTTTGGCCAATTGGCATTTCAAATCCCTGCACTGTCTTCTCATAATTCCGCTTTTGATATCACCAAGATTTGTTAGTAGCCTCGTTCTCAGCACCGCCCGTGCGTCTACGGCGCGCAGCATCCAGATCACGCGCATCCTCCATTGTTGTGGGCAGCACTTTGTCAGCAGTTTCGGGAAATGCCAGCGTCAATAGGCCGCTGACCAAGGCGAACGTGGCAAACAATATAGACGGCGCATGCTGATAGTAGCCGGTCTGAAAATAAAGCGAGTTAGTTGCCGCATATGCTTGTGAGCCATGGGAACACTTACAAGCAATGTGGTTTGGGGTGCCAGCATGGAGCCAATGCGTCCCACCATGGagcagagcgagagcaagcTGTTGCGCACGTTTGTGGGAAAGATCTCAGAGGTGAAGAAGTACAAGATCTGAAAGCTGCAGGTGATGGCCATTTTGCCAATCAGAAAGAGTGTCAAGGCGCTGGCATAATTAGCTGTAATGAATACggtaaataaactttaattgagTTGACTCTAGCAAAATTATTCGATTGAGCTTACCCGTGCCAACAGCTGCCGAGGCGCCCATGCAAATGGCGCACAACAAGAGAGACATGCAAAGCGAATACCTGCGGCCAATGCGATCCATAATGATGAGCGGCAACAGCAGGCCCGGAATCTGCACAAAGCCATTCAGCATGAAGTTATTGTACTTGTTGCCGCCGAGATTCACCGAATTGAGACTCAGACCCAAGGCAATCAGCGTGTGTGTGAaccaacaaaagcagcaattgGCAATGCGCCAGACAAAGAAGCGCGCAGTCTTCATAATTGGATACTGACTCTCATTGGTCTGCTGCAGCTTCTCGCGATTACTAGCCAGCAGCTcatccagctgctgctcgggCAGGTCGCGCTTATTAATATGCGCTGCGCGCCTCAGCACAGCCGCCGCCCGCTGCTCCTTGCCCTGACTGAGCAGCCAGCGCACGCTCTCGGGCAATATCCAGAGAAACAGTATTTGCAGTATCGCTGGTGCATACAGAATGCGCAAGAGCCAGCGCCAATTTTGCACTTGCGATGCCAATATGCCCAAAAAGGCTTCACCCAGAGCATAGAATATCGTAATGATGGTGGCAGCTGCCACGCGACGCTTGGGGCCAACCAGCTCAATGGCCAGCAAAAATGCAGTGGGGAACAAAGTGCTGCCCACAGCCATGTCCAGAAACTCAAAGCAGAGGAACATAACGTAGTTGCTCGACACAGAGCGCAGGAGTCCCATCAAAGCGCTCAAGGCACCAGCAACCGCCAGCATAGTGCGACGGCCATAACTGCAAATTAGAAAGTGTGCTTAGCATAGCAAAGGATTTCAGATTGCCAATCTGGGTTAGCTTACCGATCCGCAAAGAAGCCACCTAGCGGTATGCCCACGAATTGGCCCACATTATTGATTGTGCCCACTCATAAGGCAGCATCCATTCGTCCTCGCAAAAGATGCCAAACTGTAATAGaatcaatttcaaaacaaacatttaatttctatttcatTCAAAGTCTCTCGAATTACGCGACGTAGTACGTACGGCTTTGTTATCAGCTTGAGATttgttcaaaatatttactaattcAAGTCGATAGCCCTTTTAATCGCTTACCTCAGTTGATATGGTTTCTTCTTTATCTCGAAACTTGAAATCAGTGCCGCAGCTTTCTGTCGTATCATTAGAAAAGTACTCCGGTTCACACACTTCACTGGAGAAGTCCATGACTTCGACTTCTGTTAAATTGCCGTATACGTAACGTTTGCACGAGGCCCAGCCGGTCTTGTTGTAGGGCACTGTAAAATTCAGCCAGGGCGCCTCATACAAACTGCTGGGACTATCGCACTGCGTTATATTGCATCtgcaaaaaagttgcaaactTGACATTGGCTTTGGCTGACATTGGCAGCAAAACTCACCTGTGCACCACTGGGCTGGCGGTGAAGACATATGAGATCGAAAAGAAGGCATTAAACACCATCGGCACACAGAGCAGCACATAGTTAATTATCTGAAAGCGTCCAAATTGTCCAATTCTCACAAGTATGGCATCCAACGAATTATCTTCGCTCTCATCCGCCGGCCCCGCAGCCGTCTCGCCCGCTGCCTTACGCTCCGACTCGGTGTCCGCAGCatggccattgccattgcacgCTGCTGGATTttcgttggcagcagcagcagcggcagcgccattGGAACTACGATTTTTGACTAACATTTGTACAATTATTTGTGAACTGGTTTCAGTTACAGTCCgagttatttattgttgtctgCCTTGTGATTATCCACGTGTTAAAatgcactttttatttgtagcgTCAAATGCGCGcgatttataaatattctcGTGGTTCGTTGTGGGCTTTTTATAGCCCTCCTCCCTCCCTTGGTACGCGTATAGCACCAAAGCGTATTTTCGATTTCGTTGTGGCGCTCTTCACTCGAGCGTCTAGCTGGGAGCAACGCTGCTCACTGACTACGACTCTTGCTTTGTGTGACCAGCAAATCAACTGGTTGGATGTTGATATTGATTATACTCTACGCTTAAATGGGGCATATGCACTCTAGCTGCCAAGCAGTTGTACATAAATTTAGAGAGTATTTAAGTTTTGTCTGTGCTGTGCTTGTCTCGTTTCTCTTTTTTGGCTCGCTTACTGACGCACTGATTACGACACTTGTCGGCATGCGATCCGCTGCTCTCTTGCTCACGCGCTCTCTATGCGTTTGTTCTCTTTATCGAGTTTAGACTAACGCTCTTTGGCGCTTATCataagtttgctttgcttataattcagtttgtttgttgttcgcATTTAGTCTCTTAATGTCTTTAACGCTAGTTTATTGATTGATAACAAATAAATGGCATATTGATTGCTTTTTATCATCGAGCACGGGCTCATAAGCAGCTGTTGCCCTTTGTTTGATTTGTCAATGGGTCAATGTGTTCTTGCTTGTGAATAAATAGATAAGGTTAAGTAATTGGAATggtaagttttatatttatttgggAATTTCTCTTCTTATAATGCGCGTCTATCTGACGTTTGACAAATATCTACGTATATATTTCAAATCAGCCAATATACACTTGTGCATGtgataaaaatagcaaacaaatatataaatcactgattatacttaatttttttaatagtagTCCCTCTGCAGATATATGACAGATATTATCTTTCAACACTATATAATCTGATATGTCATTACAACGCAGATTAATCAAACTGTCCAATGACTTTGAAGAATTTATACAAGatcaataaacttttattagaAAAGACAATCAGTTTGTTAGCCCAAAGCTAAATTGAAACtttcaataaatgtttatgcttttcaGTCGCTGGTTAGACACTTTTGGTTTGCTCTGTTGGCTTCTGCGTGGGTTTATCCATGGCCTTGGCTTCCTCCAAAGTGGTGGGCAGCACACAGTTTGCCGTATCAGGCAAAAACACGGGCAAAACGGCGCATATTAGGCCAATTAcggccaaaagcaaatgcggTGCGTATTTGTAGTAATGCAGCTGCAAGTAAATTGGTCCGTTAGCCAAGTTAGTATTAGTTTATAGTTGGGCTTAGTTACCAGTAGAGTTATATATTGCGCTGAGGTGCTGCCAATGCGTGCTATCATTCCCAAAAAGGCCAGCATCCTATGCCTGCAGTTGGTGGGGAATATTTCTGTGGTGAAGAAGTAAATGATTGAGCCGCTGCTTATGGCAAACAAACTGGCCACCAGATAGAGACAGCGGCTTAATATGAAATGATCTGCAAGTAAGCATAGAAAAGTATTAATAAGCAAGGCAGGCGCAGTCCACTCACTCCAGTCCACAGCCACAAAGattaacagcagcaaggaGCTCAAGCTGAAGCTTAGGCAGACACCCCAGCGTCGTCCAATGCGATGCATTATGAGTGGAGCCAACAGTTCGGCTGGCAATTGCATAAAGcccagaaaaataaaattatagaactTGTTGCCCTGCAATTCCATAGAGTTCAATATTAAGCTAATGTTAATAAACTGAGATCCcataaacaacaacgaacagATAAGAATGCGCAGTCTCAAGGCTCCAAACACCTGTCGCATGCTGTAGTGACCACCACAAGCTGAAGACTCTGCAAGCATCTTACGATTAGCACGCAACAGTTCGGAGAGCTGCGCTTCTGTAACTTCGCGGCGGTTCACTCTGGCAGCTCTTCGCAGTATTTCCAACACTT
The DNA window shown above is from Drosophila busckii strain San Diego stock center, stock number 13000-0081.31 chromosome 3L, ASM1175060v1, whole genome shotgun sequence and carries:
- the LOC108598738 gene encoding LOW QUALITY PROTEIN: organic cation transporter protein (The sequence of the model RefSeq protein was modified relative to this genomic sequence to represent the inferred CDS: deleted 2 bases in 1 codon), producing MLVKNRSSNGAAAAAAANENPAACNGNGHAADTESERKAAGETAAGPADESEDNSLDAILVRIGQFGRFQIINYVLLCVPMVFNAFFSISYVFTASPVVHRCNITQCDSPSSLYEAPWLNFTVPYNKTGWASCKRYVYGNLTEVEVMDFSSEVCEPEYFSNDTTESCGTDFKFRDKEETISTEFGIFCEDEWMLPYVGTINNVGQFVGIPLGGFFADRYGRRTMLAVAGALSALMGLLRSVSSNYVMFLCFEFLDMAVGSTLFPTAFLLAIELVGPKRRVAAATIITIFYALGEAFLGILASQVQNWRWLLRILYAPAILQILFLWILPESVRWLLSQGKEQRAAAVLRRAAHINKRDLPEQQLDELLASNREKLQQTNESQYPIMKTARFFVWRIANCCFCWFTHTLIALGLSLNSVNLGGNKYNNFMLNGFVQIPGLLLPLIIMDRIGRRYSLCMSLLLCAICMGASAAVGTANYASALTLFLIGKMAITCSFQILYFFTSEIFPTNVRNSLLSLCSMVGRIGSMLAPQTTLLTGYYQHAPSILFATFALVSGLLTLAFPETADKVLPTTMEDARDLDAARRRRTGGAENEATNKSW